The proteins below are encoded in one region of Planctopirus limnophila DSM 3776:
- a CDS encoding DUF2891 domain-containing protein, translating into MLTTSPSGMDIEEIITIISRWAQAGIVREFPSFLPQVLQQPSKISSPRELWPVFYGCYDWHSAVHSHWALARYVRWLPSHPQATSWIETLQHQITPSGMAGEFAFFTRSNWPSFERPYGWAWYLTLCSELASHPEPALQNLYQYLQPLEQILRGRFRDWLESLDRPIRTGEHNQTAFSLGMIYDYSKGMGDDALRMLIKRKSLSWHARDTHLPWALEPSAHDFLSPSLAVADLLSRTIDDPEEFSQWLRNAFPQWYDNSATLLAWPTVESLDRIDGKNAHWDGLAFSRAWMLLRIAQRLPHDHHLKPAFIEASHQQGRRGLNSLTSDSYMTTHWVGSFAAYWLSFHLSHDPHSDKPSSSIA; encoded by the coding sequence ATGCTCACGACTTCTCCATCCGGTATGGATATCGAAGAGATCATCACGATCATCAGTCGGTGGGCGCAAGCTGGAATTGTCCGCGAGTTTCCCTCGTTTTTGCCACAGGTTCTGCAGCAACCCTCGAAGATCAGTTCCCCGCGTGAACTCTGGCCTGTCTTCTACGGCTGCTATGACTGGCACTCGGCAGTCCACAGCCACTGGGCACTCGCGCGCTACGTGCGCTGGCTTCCCTCTCACCCGCAAGCGACATCCTGGATCGAAACGCTGCAACATCAGATCACACCATCCGGGATGGCAGGTGAATTCGCCTTCTTTACTCGATCCAACTGGCCCAGTTTCGAAAGGCCCTATGGCTGGGCCTGGTATCTGACACTTTGCAGCGAACTGGCCTCTCATCCCGAGCCAGCCTTGCAAAACCTCTACCAGTATTTACAACCACTCGAACAGATCTTGAGAGGTCGCTTTCGGGATTGGCTGGAATCTCTTGATCGCCCGATACGTACTGGGGAACACAATCAGACTGCCTTCAGCCTCGGAATGATTTACGACTACTCAAAGGGCATGGGGGATGATGCTCTGCGCATGCTCATCAAACGGAAATCATTATCCTGGCATGCTCGCGATACCCATCTCCCCTGGGCATTAGAACCGTCGGCTCACGATTTTCTCTCGCCTTCACTGGCCGTTGCGGATCTCCTGAGCCGCACGATCGATGATCCCGAGGAGTTCAGCCAGTGGCTGCGAAACGCCTTTCCTCAGTGGTATGACAATTCAGCCACATTGCTCGCATGGCCCACGGTTGAATCCCTGGATCGCATCGATGGGAAAAACGCCCATTGGGATGGTCTGGCATTCAGCCGGGCCTGGATGTTGCTGCGGATTGCTCAGCGACTTCCCCACGACCACCACCTCAAACCGGCATTCATCGAGGCCAGTCATCAGCAGGGAAGACGCGGACTGAATTCCCTGACCAGTGACAGCTACATGACAACCCACTGGGTGGGAAGTTTTGCCGCTTACTGGCTTTCATTCCACCTCAGCCATGATCCACACTCTGACAAACCTTCTTCCAGCATTGCCTGA
- a CDS encoding TlpA family protein disulfide reductase encodes MALLSYAVCPVMYGQDTAPDQQSTDQKTVPESIADMQKQLQSLGSRAKVATLKPSERVEQLAGLLVQAEELSGKAVTEVDQRALVLARVQILLGLISLKSARSEEKLEELISGLQAQEDKSLYRIARLKCLEVELSKPGTPLDRTIAKLKDHQKLLDEASFSEKMGVMATIVQLANSALPAQQKAAAELLEGYVADLKTVTDPKAERLLASAEGVLRRLQLPGQEMVLTAEKTITGESFDWAAYKGKVVLVDFWATWCGPCVAEFPRMTKFYETYHPHGFEIVGISVDSNRKALDQFLEKKPLPWTIVHDHQEGEGSPNARYYSINSIPRMILIGRNFEVISINARGQALEEQLKKDFPGVELPVEKEPESEAVTDKSSDKP; translated from the coding sequence ATGGCATTACTTTCTTATGCTGTTTGTCCCGTGATGTATGGACAGGATACGGCTCCTGATCAACAGAGCACAGATCAGAAGACCGTGCCTGAATCGATTGCCGACATGCAGAAGCAGTTGCAATCACTGGGGAGTCGGGCGAAGGTGGCGACGCTGAAGCCCAGTGAGCGTGTTGAGCAACTGGCAGGTTTACTGGTTCAGGCTGAAGAACTTTCTGGGAAGGCTGTGACTGAAGTGGATCAACGAGCCCTGGTATTGGCCAGAGTTCAGATTCTATTGGGCCTGATCAGCCTTAAAAGTGCGAGATCGGAGGAGAAGCTGGAGGAGTTGATCAGCGGCCTGCAGGCTCAGGAAGACAAATCACTTTACCGCATCGCCAGACTGAAGTGTTTAGAGGTGGAGTTGTCGAAACCCGGGACGCCGCTGGACCGCACGATTGCGAAGTTAAAGGATCATCAGAAATTGCTGGATGAGGCCTCGTTCAGTGAGAAGATGGGCGTGATGGCTACGATTGTGCAACTGGCAAATTCAGCCTTGCCTGCTCAACAGAAGGCCGCTGCTGAGCTACTGGAAGGTTATGTCGCCGATTTGAAAACGGTGACCGATCCTAAAGCCGAAAGACTCCTGGCGTCGGCTGAAGGGGTGTTGCGTCGTTTGCAGTTGCCAGGCCAGGAAATGGTGCTGACTGCCGAAAAAACGATCACGGGCGAGTCCTTCGACTGGGCGGCTTACAAAGGGAAAGTCGTGCTGGTCGACTTCTGGGCGACATGGTGCGGCCCTTGTGTGGCTGAGTTTCCCCGCATGACGAAATTCTATGAGACTTATCATCCCCATGGGTTTGAAATTGTTGGGATCAGTGTGGATTCCAACCGCAAAGCCCTCGATCAATTTCTGGAGAAAAAGCCGCTCCCTTGGACGATTGTCCATGATCATCAGGAGGGGGAAGGTTCACCCAATGCCCGTTACTATTCGATCAACTCGATTCCCCGCATGATTCTGATCGGGCGGAATTTCGAAGTGATCTCGATTAACGCACGGGGTCAGGCACTCGAAGAGCAGTTGAAGAAGGATTTTCCTGGAGTTGAACTGCCGGTCGAGAAGGAACCTGAGTCTGAAGCGGTTACAGATAAATCATCCGATAAACCATAA
- a CDS encoding flagellar hook-length control protein FliK, translating into MEIRDPRRWTAPGLAGFLATPANSAESDSLKAEGSQTSSSSEFSASLLRQYLLNQGTLAETLTSQKSLTGAKGLTSDKSEASKQFDGRSSVTGNSQSSLRSLADDHRLSQKARSRHSDDAEPSFMDRLIDRRTEATQRNDESTVRSSTLQEHLSRDERQALPVDREQDSSDTDRTAPASLQENSETQVDRIEPFRQNLVDVSNAGVEANFTEEHSLAEKLTVEAAESISVIDHENLTHANSNSSDFAAENAALNVSNSFAGSEIQVPSSGIVPVDDELNLVTQEPDSVPANVAHPAAANQYHHIASRLVSTKSTDAASIRSLQSFQQLLAQDPSSQSISGNTSSAVTSDETNSATAGELQPAVNDQSSQSTANPDDVTIDSSSTDLTSSDTTSISLAGLSAGVLPPAMTTHEQRSNSQGAGDELAAGQVPGNRQGEAGALILNSSQTDETSLATSSSIPVSANTDPQISATPSLQAQSESIINQRSVSGETSRSQISGARNGNQSFSQRQTSWSAVGGLPPWSSLPGLGDASTGSSFSASLNLSSRAGASPGTFAAALAGSQNPAMGQIAEASPATVADAETTIQTVAKHPGAGGPAANLIANNDSQTRQASTITSNSTQPPFAQRVVVDGILNMTASHILNSARTEQTFSIVLTPESYGELSIDVRQNEEGVMVRLEAATSAGHELLSEHLSELREILDQRGLDVDQISLERVETPREVIATSDPANDRSSNREQPDSTGQNLLTGQEGSSSSGSDRQPDSGTPRENWNRLDPQEEPRTDHLARNNQEARSTQSSGFANEGTARPVRWDHVNIQI; encoded by the coding sequence ATGGAAATCCGTGATCCTCGACGATGGACTGCTCCAGGATTGGCAGGATTCCTCGCGACACCCGCCAATTCTGCCGAAAGCGACTCGCTCAAGGCCGAGGGTTCACAAACTTCGTCTTCTTCCGAATTCAGTGCTAGTCTGCTCCGGCAATACCTGCTGAATCAGGGAACCCTTGCTGAGACTCTCACAAGCCAGAAAAGTCTGACCGGCGCGAAAGGTCTAACCAGCGACAAAAGCGAGGCCAGCAAGCAATTCGACGGAAGATCCTCAGTGACTGGAAATTCACAGTCGAGCTTGCGCAGCCTTGCTGATGATCATCGCCTCTCTCAGAAGGCACGCTCACGCCATTCGGACGATGCCGAGCCATCGTTCATGGATCGACTTATCGATCGTCGCACGGAGGCAACACAGCGTAACGACGAATCGACAGTCCGTTCTTCCACACTCCAGGAACATTTGAGCAGGGATGAACGCCAGGCTTTACCGGTAGATCGCGAACAGGATTCGTCTGATACGGATCGAACAGCACCTGCCTCTTTGCAGGAGAACTCTGAAACGCAGGTTGATCGAATAGAGCCATTTCGACAAAACCTTGTTGATGTCTCTAATGCCGGAGTTGAGGCAAATTTCACTGAAGAACACAGCCTTGCTGAAAAACTGACAGTTGAGGCGGCAGAATCGATCTCTGTGATCGACCACGAGAACCTGACGCACGCCAATTCCAACAGTTCTGACTTTGCTGCGGAAAATGCCGCTCTAAACGTCTCTAACAGCTTCGCGGGATCCGAAATTCAGGTTCCATCGAGCGGAATCGTTCCAGTCGATGACGAGCTTAACCTCGTCACACAGGAACCGGATTCTGTGCCCGCAAACGTCGCCCATCCTGCTGCTGCCAATCAATATCACCACATCGCCTCCCGGCTGGTGAGCACAAAATCGACTGATGCAGCCTCGATTCGCTCACTGCAATCTTTCCAGCAACTCCTGGCGCAAGATCCCTCATCGCAGTCAATTTCTGGCAACACCTCGTCTGCTGTCACAAGCGATGAGACGAATTCCGCGACGGCTGGGGAACTGCAACCAGCGGTTAATGATCAATCGTCTCAATCGACAGCGAACCCTGACGATGTGACGATCGATTCTTCGTCAACAGATCTCACGTCGAGCGATACCACCTCGATTTCGTTAGCCGGTCTCTCTGCCGGAGTATTGCCACCGGCAATGACCACTCACGAACAGCGATCAAATTCTCAAGGTGCAGGTGACGAACTGGCAGCAGGACAGGTGCCAGGGAATCGTCAGGGAGAAGCTGGAGCATTGATCCTGAATTCTTCGCAGACTGACGAAACCTCGCTGGCCACTTCAAGCTCGATTCCAGTGAGCGCCAACACTGATCCACAGATCTCAGCCACACCCAGTTTGCAGGCTCAGTCCGAATCGATCATCAACCAGCGGTCGGTTTCGGGAGAAACTTCCCGTTCCCAGATTTCCGGGGCTCGCAATGGCAACCAGTCTTTCAGTCAGCGGCAAACTTCGTGGAGTGCCGTGGGCGGATTGCCACCGTGGAGTTCTTTGCCCGGACTTGGCGATGCTTCTACGGGCTCTTCGTTCAGTGCGAGTCTGAATCTTTCATCCCGCGCCGGGGCATCCCCAGGCACATTCGCGGCAGCTCTGGCAGGTTCCCAAAATCCCGCCATGGGCCAGATCGCAGAAGCATCTCCCGCAACGGTTGCTGATGCGGAAACCACAATACAAACAGTCGCCAAACATCCGGGAGCCGGTGGGCCGGCAGCGAATCTGATAGCCAACAATGATTCTCAGACCCGCCAGGCAAGCACAATCACATCAAACAGCACACAACCACCCTTTGCGCAGAGAGTTGTCGTTGATGGCATCTTGAACATGACGGCCAGCCATATTCTGAACTCGGCACGAACCGAGCAAACGTTTTCGATTGTCCTCACCCCTGAAAGTTACGGCGAATTGTCGATCGATGTCCGCCAGAATGAAGAGGGAGTGATGGTGCGGCTGGAAGCGGCCACATCGGCGGGGCATGAGTTATTGAGCGAGCATCTTTCCGAGCTGCGCGAAATACTCGACCAGCGTGGATTGGATGTTGATCAGATCTCGCTTGAACGCGTCGAAACTCCCCGAGAAGTCATCGCGACCAGCGATCCAGCGAACGATCGATCATCGAATCGTGAACAACCTGATTCTACGGGCCAGAATCTCCTGACAGGCCAGGAAGGTTCTTCGAGTTCGGGCAGCGATCGTCAACCAGATTCTGGCACTCCTCGCGAAAATTGGAACCGACTCGATCCACAGGAAGAACCTCGCACCGACCATCTGGCCCGGAACAATCAGGAAGCCAGATCGACACAATCTTCCGGATTTGCTAATGAAGGGACTGCGAGACCTGTCCGCTGGGATCACGTGAATATCCAGATTTGA
- the fliJ gene encoding flagellar export protein FliJ, translating into MAASRFSLQSVLLLRERERDQARQQMAQAIQVIEQIEQELQTSIDIHSLYSQELNDLLRHNPISIEAVNLRRYHLTRTEIEIQVIKSRLAAGREILEKCRKLLVLADQKVKAIEQIRDRREQEALEEAIKKETFEQQEAWQAGQFSP; encoded by the coding sequence ATGGCCGCTTCCCGATTTTCACTGCAAAGTGTGTTGCTGCTGCGGGAGCGCGAGCGAGACCAGGCCAGGCAGCAGATGGCTCAGGCAATTCAGGTGATCGAGCAAATCGAGCAGGAATTACAGACTTCTATTGATATCCACTCGCTATACTCACAAGAGTTGAATGATTTATTAAGGCACAACCCGATCTCTATTGAAGCGGTCAATCTCCGTCGTTATCACCTCACGCGTACGGAAATCGAAATTCAGGTCATTAAATCGCGTCTCGCTGCAGGGCGTGAAATTCTGGAAAAGTGTCGAAAACTGCTGGTTCTTGCCGATCAAAAGGTCAAAGCCATCGAGCAGATTCGTGATCGACGAGAGCAGGAAGCTCTTGAGGAGGCGATCAAAAAAGAGACCTTTGAACAGCAGGAAGCCTGGCAGGCGGGACAGTTCTCACCATGA
- a CDS encoding flagellar hook assembly protein FlgD, with translation MSSIDPVTGKPKEVPVIPKDKQGFNALDTEAFMKLLITQLQNQDPSNPMSNEELLSQISQMRNLTSDIELTDALEGLTLSQQLNSSTAFLGKEIKGTTANGTEVSGVVDRVYVKDKASFLVVGDKEVPLTNVTDVTNES, from the coding sequence ATGTCGAGCATCGATCCAGTCACTGGCAAACCCAAAGAAGTCCCCGTCATTCCCAAAGACAAGCAGGGGTTCAATGCTCTGGATACGGAAGCCTTCATGAAGCTGCTCATTACCCAGCTTCAGAATCAGGATCCTTCCAATCCGATGTCCAACGAGGAGTTACTCTCCCAGATTTCGCAAATGCGGAATCTGACATCTGACATCGAATTGACCGATGCGCTGGAAGGCCTGACTTTGAGTCAGCAGCTCAACAGTTCGACAGCGTTCCTGGGTAAAGAGATCAAAGGCACGACGGCTAATGGAACGGAAGTGAGCGGAGTCGTTGACCGAGTCTATGTGAAAGACAAAGCATCGTTTCTGGTGGTCGGTGACAAAGAAGTCCCGCTCACAAACGTCACTGACGTCACCAACGAGTCCTGA
- a CDS encoding CPBP family intramembrane glutamic endopeptidase translates to MSDDLEPASSQFAQPVPGDMATPAIQPVGPPLSLTDFLDEESAPPVVDTSLVSNDESLPAFVRSRQSLGPGLGEAVGWTAGVFGSHLLLSIGLVLVISIVSAIYLVSTEGIKDPKQLEQRLAMGSMGNTILVCGEQWLMVGLTIVAVWLRMGKQTTRQLNLDLPHPYQLLIVTCLVLPLGGIADLSYRLASIPWDFLKNQSDLFAQLDQVNMVEQMQKMTASIPLPLLILAISVSPAISEELVFRGLLVRGLLARWGVLWTMLISSFLFALIHFHPLHVMAVFPIGMALFWIYYTTRNFWLPMWLHLLNNLCSILVMRWQGSLEEVLENAETMQLVVQSGIALLGTSIALWLLHKNRTRYVNTTGEEWNPPAAPMSSPPVQLGFQRQVNVVGIPVFVIGAALTALLLFAQVSSMIEPLDETKAGISDPALAP, encoded by the coding sequence ATGTCCGATGACCTTGAACCAGCCAGTTCTCAGTTCGCCCAGCCAGTTCCAGGTGATATGGCAACTCCTGCTATTCAACCGGTAGGGCCGCCTCTTTCCTTGACGGATTTTCTCGATGAGGAATCTGCTCCGCCGGTGGTCGATACTTCCTTAGTCAGCAATGACGAAAGTCTGCCGGCATTTGTCCGTTCACGACAGTCACTTGGCCCTGGTCTTGGCGAAGCCGTTGGCTGGACGGCTGGTGTCTTCGGCAGTCACCTTCTCTTGAGCATTGGGCTGGTCTTAGTCATCTCCATCGTCTCTGCAATTTATCTCGTCAGCACAGAGGGTATTAAAGACCCTAAGCAACTGGAACAACGGCTCGCCATGGGCTCGATGGGAAATACCATTCTCGTCTGTGGTGAGCAGTGGTTGATGGTCGGTCTGACCATCGTGGCTGTCTGGCTGCGCATGGGGAAACAAACCACCCGGCAACTCAACCTCGATCTGCCGCACCCCTACCAGCTGTTGATCGTCACCTGCCTGGTGCTCCCTCTGGGTGGCATCGCCGATCTCAGTTATCGACTCGCTTCGATCCCGTGGGATTTTCTCAAGAATCAAAGCGACTTATTTGCCCAACTCGACCAAGTGAATATGGTCGAGCAAATGCAGAAAATGACAGCTTCGATCCCTTTGCCACTGTTGATTCTGGCAATTTCGGTATCACCTGCCATCAGTGAAGAGCTGGTTTTCCGAGGCCTGTTAGTCCGTGGTTTACTGGCCCGCTGGGGTGTCTTGTGGACAATGCTGATCTCGTCGTTCCTGTTCGCCTTGATCCATTTTCATCCACTGCATGTCATGGCTGTCTTTCCAATTGGCATGGCACTCTTCTGGATCTACTACACCACGCGCAACTTCTGGTTGCCCATGTGGCTGCATCTGCTCAACAACCTCTGCTCGATCCTGGTGATGCGCTGGCAGGGAAGTCTCGAAGAGGTGCTCGAAAACGCCGAGACCATGCAATTGGTAGTACAGTCTGGCATTGCACTGCTGGGAACTTCGATCGCTCTGTGGCTGCTCCATAAAAACCGAACCCGGTATGTGAACACCACGGGAGAAGAATGGAATCCTCCCGCAGCTCCCATGTCGTCGCCTCCAGTTCAACTCGGTTTTCAACGCCAGGTGAATGTCGTGGGAATTCCTGTATTTGTGATTGGTGCAGCTCTTACCGCTTTGTTGCTCTTCGCTCAGGTCAGTTCGATGATCGAGCCACTTGACGAAACGAAAGCTGGCATTAGTGATCCTGCTCTTGCACCATGA
- a CDS encoding serine/threonine-protein kinase gives MDSTPQPSVGITPSENARLLAAVFCPDCQFSFHLDLEEAEPTRVDRTKATTGEKQHVVCPRCGAMVDQHHSPECSTHLHIDPLALVDPLAHAESRHKTPPEGGQPEGEPKPAAFRSRNFVKASTEAGLDQKLIGQCFGPYECEALLGAGAMGRVYLARHRVLKRFCALKILPPALVEQDREFVDRFHNEGQAAAALNHPNIVSIYALGEIDGLHYLEMEFVPGMSIRQRVEDEGILAATRATSMALRIAEGLGVAHRHEILHRDLKPDNVLLTHQGVPKIGDFGLARRTSVEGALHGRREIVGTPQYMAPELFRGDPATPASDVYSLGVMYYQLLTSQLPFPAHEVPELIQQVSRGEYRPAREINPRVTLEMAEAMHQLMDSAPGNRPQSGIEAARLLEAILGHEVDLEALVEEAFRHHANVRWSRHGEEGFRIDIDLPGGRKQAAFIEPSQHAAVDRLVTISSICCEATPSYFETALRLNAVILHGGLAIREIDGVSVFVMLDTYPRSTIDPEEIRRSVLEVGHQADAIEKLLTGIDKN, from the coding sequence ATGGATTCAACGCCTCAACCCTCTGTCGGAATTACGCCTTCGGAAAATGCGAGGCTCCTGGCTGCGGTCTTTTGTCCGGATTGTCAGTTTTCTTTCCACCTGGATCTCGAAGAGGCTGAACCTACTCGTGTGGATCGAACCAAGGCGACCACGGGTGAGAAGCAGCACGTGGTTTGCCCCCGTTGTGGAGCAATGGTGGATCAACATCACTCACCCGAGTGCAGTACACACCTACATATCGATCCTCTCGCACTTGTTGATCCTCTTGCACATGCGGAATCTCGGCACAAGACTCCGCCTGAGGGAGGCCAACCCGAAGGAGAACCCAAGCCGGCAGCTTTTCGTTCCAGAAACTTTGTAAAAGCTTCGACCGAAGCCGGGCTTGATCAAAAATTGATCGGGCAATGTTTTGGGCCTTATGAATGCGAAGCTTTGCTCGGTGCAGGTGCCATGGGGCGGGTCTATCTCGCCCGGCATCGAGTACTCAAACGCTTCTGTGCCCTCAAGATTCTGCCACCCGCACTTGTCGAACAGGATCGTGAGTTTGTCGATCGCTTTCATAACGAAGGGCAGGCGGCAGCAGCCCTGAATCATCCGAATATAGTCTCGATCTATGCCTTGGGAGAAATCGACGGTCTGCATTATCTCGAAATGGAATTTGTCCCCGGCATGTCGATTCGTCAGCGAGTGGAGGATGAGGGGATCCTGGCGGCCACTCGCGCGACCTCGATGGCCTTACGCATTGCTGAAGGCTTGGGAGTGGCCCATCGACATGAGATTCTACATCGCGATCTCAAACCCGATAATGTGTTGTTGACGCATCAGGGGGTTCCCAAGATCGGCGATTTTGGATTGGCCCGCCGGACATCCGTCGAGGGAGCACTTCATGGTCGCCGGGAAATTGTTGGCACACCTCAGTATATGGCTCCGGAGTTATTTCGAGGCGACCCAGCCACACCTGCCAGTGATGTCTATTCCCTGGGAGTGATGTACTACCAGTTATTGACCAGTCAGTTGCCATTTCCGGCTCACGAAGTTCCTGAACTGATTCAACAGGTTTCGCGCGGAGAGTATCGACCGGCCCGGGAAATCAATCCGCGCGTCACGCTCGAAATGGCAGAAGCCATGCATCAGTTAATGGATTCTGCTCCGGGGAACAGGCCTCAATCAGGAATTGAAGCAGCGCGACTGCTGGAGGCCATTCTGGGACATGAGGTCGATCTGGAAGCGCTGGTAGAGGAAGCGTTCCGCCATCACGCGAATGTGCGGTGGTCAAGGCATGGCGAAGAAGGTTTTCGTATCGATATCGATTTACCGGGTGGTCGTAAACAGGCGGCCTTTATCGAACCGAGCCAGCATGCGGCTGTCGATCGACTGGTGACGATCTCGAGCATCTGTTGCGAAGCCACGCCCTCATACTTTGAAACAGCACTCCGACTGAATGCTGTCATTCTGCATGGAGGACTGGCTATTCGTGAGATCGACGGAGTCAGCGTGTTTGTGATGCTCGATACTTACCCTCGCTCGACCATCGATCCTGAAGAAATTCGCCGGAGTGTTCTCGAAGTTGGCCATCAGGCCGATGCGATTGAAAAACTGCTGACGGGTATTGATAAGAATTGA
- a CDS encoding FliI/YscN family ATPase gives MTTLVEHARQVLPLGLTGRIDRVVGLTAAVVGFPAPLGSRCAIDRDHGFPIEADVVGFRGDETLLMPLGELTGVRRGARVRLVESVPCVNVGAGLLGRIIGSRGEFLDEGSKPLLAHRADLHGKPPGPLERPRIAKIWQTGVRAIDSLLTLGEGQRMGIFAGSGVGKSTLLGQIARHSSADINVVALIGERGREVREFLDRDLGPEGLKRSVVIVATGDEPAILRLRAAWMATAIAEHFRDLGQHVVLMMDSVTRFALAQREIGLAAGEPPATRGYPPSVFALLPRLLERSGCSPAGSITGLYTVLVDGDDTNEPISDTVRGILDGHIVLSRKLAQQGQFPAIDVLQSISRSMNDITTTEHRQWALTVRQLLSSYQQNEDLISIGAYQNGSNALIDSAIQARPQILGYLGQKPQEQTTFLESLSMLERLARLKDLLARKPAPT, from the coding sequence ATGACCACACTTGTCGAACATGCCCGACAAGTTCTGCCTTTGGGCCTGACTGGTCGCATTGACCGGGTGGTGGGGCTCACAGCTGCCGTCGTCGGTTTTCCAGCTCCATTAGGATCACGCTGTGCGATTGATCGCGATCATGGCTTTCCCATTGAAGCCGATGTTGTGGGCTTTCGTGGCGATGAAACATTACTCATGCCATTAGGCGAACTCACTGGCGTTCGCCGGGGTGCACGAGTGCGGCTCGTGGAATCTGTGCCCTGTGTGAATGTGGGTGCTGGGCTGCTGGGGCGCATTATTGGCAGCCGCGGAGAGTTCCTCGATGAAGGATCGAAGCCACTTCTGGCGCATCGAGCTGATCTGCATGGCAAACCACCGGGGCCACTGGAAAGACCACGCATTGCCAAGATCTGGCAGACGGGAGTCAGAGCGATTGATAGTCTGCTGACATTGGGCGAGGGCCAGCGGATGGGGATCTTTGCTGGCAGTGGTGTCGGCAAAAGTACGCTATTGGGGCAGATTGCCAGGCATAGTTCAGCGGATATCAACGTCGTCGCACTGATTGGTGAACGAGGCCGTGAAGTGCGTGAGTTTCTCGATCGCGACCTGGGACCGGAAGGACTGAAACGAAGTGTGGTGATTGTCGCCACAGGTGATGAACCGGCCATTTTGCGACTACGGGCCGCATGGATGGCGACCGCGATTGCCGAACATTTCCGCGATCTGGGCCAGCATGTCGTGCTGATGATGGATAGCGTCACCCGTTTTGCGCTGGCTCAGCGAGAAATTGGCTTAGCGGCGGGCGAACCTCCCGCAACGCGTGGCTATCCACCCAGTGTGTTCGCTTTGTTGCCTCGCTTACTCGAACGCAGTGGCTGCTCGCCAGCAGGAAGTATTACCGGATTGTACACAGTGCTGGTCGATGGTGACGACACGAATGAGCCCATTTCGGATACTGTCCGCGGGATTCTTGACGGGCATATTGTGCTCTCGCGAAAGCTGGCTCAACAGGGGCAGTTCCCGGCGATTGATGTCCTGCAGAGTATTTCGCGATCGATGAACGACATTACGACGACCGAACATCGCCAGTGGGCCCTGACTGTTCGTCAGCTGCTGTCATCCTACCAGCAGAACGAAGATCTCATCTCAATTGGCGCCTATCAGAATGGCTCGAACGCTCTCATTGATTCGGCGATTCAAGCAAGGCCGCAAATTCTTGGATATCTGGGGCAGAAACCTCAGGAACAGACCACTTTCCTCGAAAGCCTATCGATGCTCGAACGACTGGCGCGATTAAAAGATCTCCTGGCCCGCAAACCGGCACCGACTTAA